Proteins encoded together in one Coffea arabica cultivar ET-39 chromosome 2c, Coffea Arabica ET-39 HiFi, whole genome shotgun sequence window:
- the LOC113692548 gene encoding multisubstrate pseudouridine synthase 7 — protein MLQHRKVKPCCSFSKGYYSHSAISSRMKSLDESDVGIFCYISQLPGFRGILKQRYSDFIVNEVDLEGNVVHLTSLEAPAELVEEKEVLVADQPNKNYDAEIGSFRALAGDFNADMLKALLDQTVSGGGVEIEPIVLSPSSDKSHRTAVHNFFKEKLKFLVTDTIDGPDATSKCIRVRLNGGKSHGRHSFKKRKDRDDKPYDGRGSDNWPEHLGKYLRFHLYKENKDTQEALGLIGKMLGIQPRSFGFAGTKDKRSISTQRVTVFKQRANRLAALNERLIGIKVGDFCHVNDGLLLGQLHGNRFTVTLRGVVAESEAVIEASANALGKLGFINYFGLQRFGSGSVPTHLIGATLLRGEWKNAVDMILDPREGEKEAVGKVREYYKDTGDIEGTLRQLPRHLVAERAILQCLKRSPGNYLQALKSIPRTLRMMYIHSYQSYLWNHAASMRVQKYGIDHVVLGDLVYCKEHCCEAERGANYSEFEDGSSNDTSNHIDEISEADLPEEKDVTVKVITEEDLSAGTYTGDDVVLPLPGSKVIYPMNDIEEVYCDLAKKDAIGLTQSVHGVKEFSITNITGAYRRVFLKPKEFEWKLLTYKDGNIPLAETDMDLIAKSQKLKNVRGEDCGNGKAGEQLIDNGRQSCVSAIMDSAEDEAGSDRAGSHQTEVYDSADIEESQKALRLSFTLPASGYATMAIRELLKTSTSVAFHKTLNP, from the exons ATGCTGCAACACCGAAAGGTAAAACCCTGCTGCAGTTTTTCTAAAGGGTACTACAGCCACTCTGCAATATCATCGAGAATGAAATCCCTTGATGAATCTGATGTTGGAATCTTTTGCTACATCTCTCAGCTTCCGGGGTTTCGTGGAATCCTCAAACAAAG GTACTCAGATTTCATCGTAAATGAGGTGGATTTGGAAGGTAATGTTGTTCATTTGACCTCATTGGAGGCTCCAGCTGAG CTTGTAGAAGAAAAGGAAGTATTGGTAGCTGATCAGCCAAACAAGAATTATGATGCTGAGATAGGATCTTTTAGAGCTCTTGCTGGTGATTTCAATGCTGACATGTTGAAAGCATTATTAGATCAGACTGTTTCTGGTGGTGGGGTTGAGATTGAGCCCATTGTACTATCTCCAAGTTCTGATAAGTCCCACCGAACG GCAGTGCATAACTTCTTTAAAGAGAAATTGAAATTCCTTGTCACTGACACAATAGATGGACCAGATGCCACATCAAAGTGCATTCGAGTAAGGTTAAATGGGGGAAAGAGTCATGGAAGGCATAGcttcaagaaaaggaaagacaGAGATGATAAACCTTATGATGGTAGAGGTTCTGACAATTGGCCAGAGCATCTCGGGAAATACTTAAG GTTTCATCTTTACAAGGAAAACAAGGACACACAGGAGGCACTAGGGCTTATTGGCAAGATGCTTGGGATTCAG CCAAGGTCCTTTGGATTTGCTGGTACAAAGGATAAGCGCTCCATATCAACTCAAAGG GTAACTGTTTTTAAGCAGCGAGCAAATAGATTAGCTGCACTCAATGAAAGATTAATTGGTATCAAAGTTGGAGACTTTTG TCATGTTAATGATGGGCTTCTTCTCGGTCAGCTTCATGGCAATCGTTTTACAGTCACATTAAG GGGAGTGGTTGCAGAATCTGAAGCTGTTATAGAAGCATCTGCAAATGCATTGGGAAAGCTTGGATTCATTAACTACTTTGGCTTGCAG AGATTTGGAAGTGGTTCTGTCCCCACCCACCTTATTGGAGCTACCTTGCTGCGTGGGGAGTGGAAGAATGCGGTCGACATGATCCTTGATCCAAGAGAAGGGGA GAAGGAAGCTGTAGGAAAGGTAAGGGAGTATTATAAGGATACTGGGGATATTGAAGGGACGCTAAGGCAATTACCGCGCCATCTAGTTGCTGAAAGGGCAATA CTTCAGTGTCTGAAGAGAAGTCCAGGGAACTACTTACAAGCCCTAAAATCTATACCTAGGACGCTTAGAATGAT GTACATACATAGTTATCAAAGCTATCTTTGGAACCATGCAGCTAGTATGAGAGTGCAAAAATATG GAATTGATCATGTTGTGTTGGGGGACTTGGTGTATTGCAAAGAACATTGTTGTGAAGCAGAAAGGGGGGCCAATTATTCTGAATTTGAAGATGGTAGCTCAAATGACACCTCTAATCATATAGATGAAATCTCAGAAGCTGACCTCCCAGAAGAAAAAGATGTAACAGTAAAG GTGATAACTGAGGAAGATTTAAGTGCTGGGACTTACACGGGAGATGATGTTGTCCTTCCTTTACCAGG GTCAAAAGTGATTTATCCAATGAACGATATTGAAGAAGTTTATTGTGACTTGGCAAAGAAG GACGCTATCGGCTTGACACAGAGCGTGCACGGTGTCAA GGAGTTTTCAATAACCAACATTACTGGAGCTTACAGGCGGGTATTCCTAAAGCCAAAGGAATTTGAATG GAAATTGCTCACCTATAAAGATGGAAACATTCCTTTAGCAGAGACAGATATGGACTTAATTGCCAAGTCACAAAAGTTGAAAAATGTCAGAGGGGAGGATTGTGGGAATGGGAAGGCAGGTGAACAATTGATTGATAATGGAAGACAATCATGTGTGAGTGCCATCATGGATTCAGCTGAAGATGAGGCAGGAAGTGATAGAGCAGGGTCTCACCAAACTGAAGTATATGATTCTGCTGACATCGAGGAGAGTCAGAAGGCTCTCAGATTGAGCTTTACCCTTCCAGCTTCTGGTTACGCAACAATGGCTATAAGGGAGCTGCTGAAGACATCAACTTCT GTTGCATTTCACAAGACATTGAACCCTTGA